Proteins encoded together in one Altererythrobacter epoxidivorans window:
- a CDS encoding MBL fold metallo-hydrolase: MKAAIIPVTPLQQNCSLIWCTKTMRGALTDPGGDLDRLKAAIQQTGVTLEKILITHGHLDHCGQAGMLAEELGIPIEGPHEDDRFWISRLDEDGGKYGMRAQSFEPDRWLVDGDTVTVGELTLEVIHCPGHTPGHVVFFHRPSNFAIVGDVLFQGSIGRTDFPMGNHQDLIDSITQKLWPLGEGVTFIPGHGPTSTFGQERKTNAFVSDYALS, from the coding sequence ATGAAGGCGGCGATCATTCCAGTGACACCGCTGCAGCAGAATTGCTCGCTGATCTGGTGCACCAAGACGATGCGCGGCGCGTTGACCGATCCCGGGGGTGACCTCGACCGGCTGAAGGCCGCGATCCAGCAGACCGGGGTGACGCTGGAAAAGATCCTGATCACCCACGGGCACCTCGATCATTGCGGACAGGCAGGCATGCTGGCCGAAGAACTCGGCATCCCGATCGAAGGGCCGCACGAGGACGATCGCTTCTGGATATCGCGGTTAGACGAAGACGGCGGAAAATACGGAATGCGTGCCCAGTCGTTCGAGCCGGACCGCTGGCTGGTCGATGGCGACACGGTGACGGTGGGCGAACTGACGCTGGAAGTGATCCATTGTCCGGGTCACACGCCCGGCCATGTCGTCTTTTTCCACCGCCCGAGCAATTTCGCGATTGTCGGTGACGTATTGTTCCAGGGTAGCATCGGGCGAACCGATTTCCCGATGGGCAATCACCAGGACCTGATCGATTCGATCACCCAGAAGCTGTGGCCTCTGGGCGAAGGCGTGACTTTCATTCCCGGACATGGGCCGACGAGCACTTTCGGTCAGGAACGAAAGACCAACGCCTTCGTCAGCGATTACGCCTTGAGTTGA
- a CDS encoding LexA family transcriptional regulator, producing MDDISKDEKAARGRLQDMARRSGASMAALSRLIGRNPAYLQQYVTRGSPRHLDEPDLRKIAEFLGISPRVIETRRFSDPRYDAPTTRRAAMLEHEAGDWIDVPRLPLGASAGPGAIAGEEISYDNFRFSRRWLREQGLESAQLSSISVEGDSMEPMLRDGDEILVDTSPRAFRDGVHVVRLGDTLMVKRVASVGAGRFALLSQNLAYPPVEVAADELEVIGRVVWKGGRI from the coding sequence ATGGATGATATCTCGAAAGACGAGAAAGCAGCGCGCGGGCGATTGCAGGACATGGCGCGCAGGAGCGGGGCCAGCATGGCTGCGCTTTCGCGGCTGATCGGACGCAATCCAGCCTATCTGCAGCAGTATGTGACCCGCGGCAGCCCGCGCCATCTGGACGAGCCGGACTTGCGCAAGATCGCCGAGTTTCTGGGGATTTCACCGCGAGTGATAGAGACCCGCCGTTTTTCCGACCCCCGTTACGACGCGCCGACCACGCGCCGCGCGGCGATGTTGGAGCATGAGGCCGGCGACTGGATCGACGTGCCGCGCCTGCCGCTTGGTGCCTCGGCCGGGCCGGGCGCGATCGCGGGAGAGGAAATTTCCTACGATAACTTCCGCTTTTCCCGCCGCTGGCTCAGGGAGCAGGGGCTCGAGAGCGCGCAGCTTTCGTCGATTTCGGTCGAGGGAGACAGCATGGAGCCGATGCTGCGCGACGGGGATGAAATCCTGGTCGATACCTCGCCGCGTGCGTTCCGCGATGGGGTGCATGTCGTGCGGCTGGGCGACACCTTGATGGTGAAGCGCGTCGCTTCTGTCGGTGCAGGGCGCTTTGCCCTACTTTCGCAGAACCTCGCCTATCCCCCGGTCGAAGTCGCCGCGGACGAGCTTGAGGTGATCGGCCGCGTGGTCTGGAAAGGCGGCAGGATCTGA
- a CDS encoding D-2-hydroxyacid dehydrogenase translates to MTKLALSALIRPLVEPRLPQGLDVSFFANREEALALAPEAEIGWFDFNEKEPMIEIVRAASNLKWLNSIYAGLDFLPMDVLIERDVTVTNGAGINAITIAEYVVMGMLNIAKGYRDVVRAQDRHEWLMDSPGKRELAGSKALLLGYGAIGQLIKPRLAAFDVEVTVVRRSGGEGVLTPDQWRGKLGEFDWVILAVPATPETDGMIGASELEAMKSDTVLVNIARGAVIDQPALVEALKAKAIGGAFLDVCTPEPLPSDDVLWTLENAHVTMHLSGRAQDKMFMRSADRFIENLNRYLKGEPVGPVFDPRLGY, encoded by the coding sequence ATGACCAAGCTTGCCCTGTCTGCCCTGATCCGTCCGCTGGTCGAGCCGCGTTTGCCCCAAGGTCTCGACGTCAGCTTTTTCGCCAATCGCGAAGAGGCGCTGGCGCTCGCGCCTGAGGCTGAGATCGGCTGGTTCGACTTCAACGAGAAGGAGCCGATGATCGAGATCGTGAGGGCGGCCAGCAATCTCAAATGGCTCAATTCGATCTATGCCGGGCTCGATTTCCTGCCGATGGACGTGCTGATCGAGCGCGATGTGACGGTTACGAACGGTGCGGGGATCAACGCCATCACCATCGCCGAATATGTCGTCATGGGCATGCTCAACATCGCCAAGGGCTATCGCGACGTGGTGCGCGCGCAGGATCGCCACGAATGGCTGATGGATTCGCCGGGCAAGCGCGAGCTTGCAGGCAGCAAGGCACTGCTGCTGGGCTATGGCGCGATCGGCCAGCTGATCAAGCCGCGGCTGGCGGCATTCGATGTCGAGGTTACGGTCGTGCGCCGATCGGGCGGTGAAGGCGTGCTGACACCGGACCAGTGGCGCGGCAAGCTGGGCGAATTCGACTGGGTCATCCTCGCCGTGCCTGCGACGCCGGAAACGGACGGGATGATCGGCGCAAGCGAACTTGAAGCGATGAAATCCGATACCGTGCTGGTGAATATCGCGCGCGGCGCGGTGATCGATCAGCCCGCGCTGGTCGAGGCGCTGAAGGCGAAGGCGATCGGTGGTGCCTTCCTGGACGTATGTACGCCCGAACCACTGCCATCCGACGATGTCCTGTGGACGCTCGAGAATGCGCATGTGACCATGCACCTATCGGGCAGGGCGCAGGACAAGATGTTCATGCGTTCAGCCGATCGCTTCATCGAAAACCTCAACCGCTATCTGAAGGGCGAGCCTGTCGGGCCGGTGTTCGACCCGAGGCTCGGTTACTGA
- a CDS encoding RES family NAD+ phosphorylase yields the protein MKLWRLTRAPFVALDGKGAELHGARYAPPATPIVSFASEAGLAVLVALRYRMADGEDAPADYVLGWTEIDAKPIRMPDADEAETLGAVEKWLAKKTSLLAAIRSRVLPECDVIYMNPRHPDAARVPPLTTRPFDFDECLHRPPMFDKYRSHT from the coding sequence GTGAAGCTGTGGCGCCTCACCCGTGCGCCATTCGTGGCCTTGGACGGGAAGGGCGCCGAACTGCATGGCGCACGTTACGCACCGCCCGCCACGCCCATCGTCAGTTTCGCCAGCGAGGCGGGCCTCGCCGTATTGGTCGCGCTGCGCTATCGCATGGCTGATGGAGAGGACGCACCTGCAGACTATGTGCTCGGCTGGACCGAAATCGATGCCAAGCCGATCCGGATGCCTGACGCGGACGAGGCCGAGACGCTTGGGGCCGTGGAGAAATGGCTGGCCAAGAAGACTAGCCTGCTCGCCGCGATCCGTTCGCGCGTCCTGCCGGAATGCGATGTCATCTACATGAACCCGCGCCACCCCGATGCCGCGCGCGTTCCGCCGCTCACCACGCGGCCCTTCGATTTCGACGAATGCCTGCACAGGCCGCCCATGTTCGACAAATACCGGAGCCACACATGA
- the cysS gene encoding cysteine--tRNA ligase, which translates to MTQKPLKLFNSLTRQLEEFQPVHEGEARVYSCGPTVYNYPHIGNMRAYVFADILGRTLSWKGYKLTHIINITDVGHLTDDADAGEDKMERMAAERAQSIWDIAKHYTEAYWADVKALNIREPAKWSIATDYIDDMLEFAKSIADKHCYELDSGLYFDVSTVEDYGRLARAVTEDGEGRIEAVEGKRNAADFAIWRKTPAGETRQMEWDSPWGRGSPGWHLECSVMGGKLLGFPFDIHTGGIDHREIHHPNEIAQNQAFCCTDGLNVAENSGAKIWMHNNFLVERSGKMSKSAGEFLRLQLLIDKGYHPLAYRMMCLQAHYRSELEFSWEGLGAALTRLKRIVMAVERLKDAEAGDASHQKFAPVREKFDAAMSDDLNTPIALTALEEALAVKKVDAGVKRAVVEEMDAVLGLDLFDLTRADLRIRPNGAEITEEEIDAALVRRKEARAEKDFATSDAIRDELAAKGVEVMDGDPLGWEWKLG; encoded by the coding sequence ATGACGCAAAAGCCGCTCAAGCTGTTCAATTCGCTCACCCGCCAGCTGGAGGAATTCCAGCCCGTCCATGAAGGCGAGGCGCGCGTCTACAGCTGCGGGCCGACGGTCTATAATTACCCGCATATCGGCAACATGCGTGCCTATGTCTTTGCCGACATCCTGGGCCGGACGCTGAGCTGGAAGGGCTACAAGCTCACCCACATCATCAATATCACCGATGTCGGGCACCTGACCGACGATGCCGATGCCGGCGAGGACAAGATGGAGAGGATGGCTGCCGAACGCGCGCAGTCGATCTGGGACATCGCCAAGCATTACACCGAGGCATACTGGGCCGACGTGAAAGCACTGAACATTCGCGAACCGGCCAAGTGGTCGATCGCGACAGACTATATCGACGACATGCTCGAATTCGCGAAAAGCATCGCGGACAAGCATTGCTACGAGCTCGACAGCGGGCTCTATTTCGACGTTTCGACGGTCGAGGATTACGGGCGGCTGGCGCGTGCGGTGACCGAGGACGGTGAAGGCCGGATCGAAGCGGTTGAGGGCAAGCGCAACGCCGCCGACTTCGCGATCTGGCGCAAGACGCCGGCGGGCGAGACGCGCCAGATGGAATGGGACAGCCCGTGGGGCAGGGGTTCGCCGGGCTGGCACCTCGAATGTTCGGTCATGGGCGGCAAGCTCTTGGGTTTCCCCTTCGACATTCACACCGGCGGGATCGACCACCGCGAGATCCATCACCCCAACGAAATCGCCCAGAATCAGGCGTTCTGCTGCACGGACGGGTTGAACGTCGCAGAGAACAGTGGCGCGAAGATCTGGATGCACAACAACTTCCTCGTCGAAAGGTCGGGGAAGATGTCGAAGAGCGCGGGCGAGTTCTTGCGGCTCCAACTGCTGATCGACAAGGGATACCACCCGCTGGCCTACCGCATGATGTGCCTGCAGGCGCACTACCGCAGCGAGCTGGAGTTCAGCTGGGAAGGGCTTGGTGCCGCGCTGACGCGCCTCAAACGGATCGTGATGGCGGTCGAACGGCTGAAGGATGCCGAGGCAGGCGATGCCTCGCACCAGAAATTCGCACCCGTTCGCGAGAAGTTCGATGCGGCCATGTCGGATGATCTGAATACGCCGATCGCGCTCACAGCACTGGAAGAGGCGCTGGCGGTGAAAAAAGTCGATGCCGGCGTGAAACGCGCCGTCGTCGAGGAGATGGATGCCGTGCTCGGCCTCGACCTGTTCGATCTGACCCGCGCAGACCTCCGTATCCGCCCCAATGGTGCCGAAATTACCGAGGAAGAGATCGACGCTGCGCTCGTTCGCCGCAAGGAAGCACGTGCGGAGAAGGATTTTGCCACCTCCGACGCGATCCGCGACGAGCTCGCCGCCAAGGGCGTAGAAGTGATGGACGGCGATCCGCTCGGCTGGGAGTGGAAGCTCGGGTGA
- a CDS encoding nitroreductase, which yields MNVSEAVATRRSVRKFTDQTVDRETLTRILEKAQRSPSGGNTQPWNAVVLTGEPMQKLFARIAEEFPKGRAAHAPEYHIYPPDLEGAYEQRRFGIGETMYAALEIPREDKAKRLMWFAENFRAFGAPVLMLVHTPKYMGPPQWSDIGMWMQTIGLLAREEGLDTCFQEAWAVYSPQIREMVVIPDDHIFFCGIAIGHRDSEAPINTFEVPRADISESIEWVGFPE from the coding sequence TTGAACGTATCAGAAGCCGTCGCGACGCGCCGTAGCGTCCGCAAGTTCACAGACCAGACGGTCGACCGCGAGACGCTGACGCGCATTCTCGAAAAGGCGCAGCGTTCGCCCAGTGGAGGCAATACGCAGCCGTGGAATGCAGTGGTGCTGACCGGCGAGCCGATGCAGAAGCTGTTCGCGCGGATTGCGGAAGAATTTCCCAAGGGCCGCGCTGCCCATGCGCCCGAATACCATATCTACCCGCCCGATCTCGAGGGGGCGTACGAGCAGCGCCGCTTCGGCATAGGCGAAACGATGTATGCCGCGCTCGAAATCCCGCGCGAGGACAAGGCCAAGCGGCTGATGTGGTTCGCGGAAAACTTCCGCGCCTTCGGTGCGCCGGTCCTGATGCTGGTCCACACGCCCAAATACATGGGCCCGCCGCAATGGTCGGACATCGGGATGTGGATGCAAACCATCGGCCTGCTGGCGCGCGAGGAAGGGCTCGACACCTGCTTCCAGGAAGCATGGGCGGTCTATTCGCCGCAGATCCGCGAAATGGTCGTTATCCCTGACGATCACATCTTTTTTTGCGGGATTGCGATCGGCCATCGCGACTCGGAAGCGCCGATCAATACTTTCGAGGTACCGCGCGCCGATATCTCCGAATCGATCGAGTGGGTTGGCTTCCCCGAATAA
- the cobT gene encoding cobaltochelatase subunit CobT: MAEETPLDKFKQALTGASRAIAREAEVEVAWSADAPSQSGKNFRVPLPSRNLPPEQVREARGFADSFALRLRHHNEALHGKNAPPEPTARACYDAIERARYEALGSNNFSGIRSNLDAAVEMRTASDPIVRAQNEGEVPLQTALALMLREKLTGEPIPERARAGVDMVRDFIEERVGDDFESLALSLDDQKAFQSLSLDMLQQLDLTQPTDAPDEGESEEGEDEQGQDEQDGEDEERDGEGEPQAADAAGEMAEGEAEGDGESEATSDEEMADGDPGDDGEEGMMPVRPNRPQGEIPLGQEYHAFTERFDEIVPATELCDAEELDRLRAYLDSQLTGLQGVVTRLANRLQRRLMAQQNRSWDFDQEDGIVDASRLPRVIVSPGSSMAYKVEKDVEFKDTVVTLLIDNSGSMRGRPISIAAISADIMARTLERSGVKTEILGFTTRAWKGGQSREAWLADGKPPNPGRLNDLRHIIYKEADEPWRRARRNLGLMMREGLLKENIDGEALMWAHNRLIGRREDRRILMVISDGAPVDDSTLSVNSAGYLESHLRSVIEWIENRSPVQLVAIGIGHDVTRYYRRAVTIMDVEQLGGTIIEQLAELFEDEKRGRR, encoded by the coding sequence TTGGCCGAAGAGACTCCCCTCGACAAGTTCAAGCAGGCGCTGACCGGCGCCAGCCGCGCTATTGCACGCGAGGCAGAGGTCGAGGTTGCGTGGAGCGCGGACGCGCCTTCGCAAAGCGGCAAGAATTTCCGCGTGCCCCTGCCATCGCGCAACCTGCCGCCCGAACAGGTGCGCGAGGCGCGCGGATTTGCCGACAGTTTCGCCCTGCGCCTGCGCCACCATAACGAGGCGCTGCACGGGAAGAACGCGCCGCCCGAACCGACCGCGCGTGCATGTTACGATGCGATCGAACGTGCCCGCTACGAGGCTCTCGGCAGCAATAATTTCAGCGGTATCCGGTCCAACCTCGATGCGGCGGTGGAGATGCGCACCGCCTCCGACCCGATCGTGCGCGCTCAGAACGAGGGTGAGGTTCCGCTCCAGACCGCGCTGGCACTGATGCTGCGCGAGAAGCTGACGGGCGAGCCGATCCCCGAGCGCGCCCGCGCCGGTGTCGACATGGTCCGCGACTTCATCGAGGAGCGCGTCGGCGACGATTTTGAATCGCTGGCGCTGTCGCTCGACGACCAGAAGGCGTTCCAGTCGCTCAGCCTCGACATGCTCCAGCAGCTCGACCTGACCCAGCCTACCGATGCGCCGGACGAGGGCGAATCCGAAGAAGGCGAGGACGAACAGGGCCAGGACGAGCAAGACGGCGAGGATGAGGAAAGGGACGGCGAGGGCGAACCGCAAGCTGCCGATGCAGCCGGCGAAATGGCCGAAGGCGAGGCGGAAGGCGACGGCGAGAGCGAGGCCACCTCCGACGAGGAAATGGCCGACGGTGACCCCGGCGACGATGGCGAGGAAGGCATGATGCCTGTCCGGCCCAACCGTCCGCAGGGCGAGATCCCGCTTGGCCAGGAATACCACGCCTTTACCGAACGTTTCGACGAGATCGTGCCGGCGACCGAGCTTTGCGATGCCGAGGAACTCGACCGCCTGCGCGCCTATCTCGACAGCCAGCTGACCGGCCTGCAGGGCGTCGTCACCCGGCTTGCCAACCGGCTCCAGCGCCGCCTGATGGCGCAGCAGAACCGCAGCTGGGATTTCGACCAGGAAGACGGCATCGTCGATGCCTCGCGACTGCCGCGTGTGATCGTTTCGCCCGGATCGTCCATGGCCTACAAGGTCGAGAAGGACGTCGAGTTCAAGGACACGGTCGTCACTCTGCTGATCGACAATTCGGGCAGTATGCGCGGGCGGCCGATCAGTATCGCCGCGATCAGTGCGGACATCATGGCGCGCACGCTCGAACGGAGCGGGGTCAAGACCGAGATTCTCGGCTTCACCACCCGCGCATGGAAGGGCGGGCAAAGCCGCGAGGCATGGCTCGCCGATGGCAAGCCGCCAAACCCGGGTCGCCTGAACGATCTGCGCCACATCATCTACAAGGAAGCCGATGAGCCGTGGCGTCGCGCGCGCCGCAATCTCGGCCTGATGATGCGCGAAGGGCTGCTGAAAGAGAACATCGATGGCGAGGCGCTGATGTGGGCGCACAACCGCCTGATCGGTCGCCGCGAGGACCGCCGCATCCTGATGGTGATTTCCGACGGTGCGCCGGTCGATGACAGCACGCTGAGCGTCAACAGCGCGGGCTACCTGGAATCGCACCTGCGCAGCGTGATCGAATGGATCGAGAACCGTTCTCCGGTCCAGCTCGTCGCCATCGGCATCGGCCATGACGTGACCCGCTACTATCGCCGCGCAGTCACGATCATGGATGTCGAGCAACTGGGCGGGACGATTATCGAACAACTCGCCGAACTGTTCGAGGATGAGAAGAGGGGAAGGCGTTGA
- the fsa gene encoding fructose-6-phosphate aldolase encodes MKFFADTAEIDDIKELAATGLLDGVTTNPSLIAKSGRDFMEVTKEICAIVDGPVSAEVVALDHETMMKEAEVLRKLADNVCIKVPLTIDGLKTCKALTGDGTMVNVTLCFSANQALLAAKAGATFVSPFVGRHDDNGFDGMELISDIRLIYDNYDFETEILVASVRHVTHVLESARIGADVMTAPPKVIKQLFNHVLTDKGIEGFLKDWEATGQSIL; translated from the coding sequence ATGAAATTCTTCGCCGACACTGCCGAAATCGACGACATCAAGGAACTGGCCGCGACCGGCCTGCTCGACGGCGTGACCACCAATCCATCGCTGATCGCGAAGTCGGGTCGCGATTTCATGGAAGTGACGAAGGAAATCTGCGCCATCGTCGATGGTCCGGTCTCGGCTGAAGTCGTCGCGCTCGACCACGAAACCATGATGAAAGAGGCAGAGGTGCTGCGCAAGCTGGCCGACAATGTCTGCATCAAGGTTCCGCTGACGATCGACGGGCTCAAGACCTGCAAGGCGCTGACCGGCGACGGCACGATGGTCAACGTCACCCTCTGTTTCAGCGCAAACCAGGCGCTGCTCGCGGCCAAGGCGGGTGCGACTTTCGTCTCGCCCTTCGTCGGCCGACATGACGACAATGGCTTCGACGGGATGGAACTGATCAGCGACATTCGCCTGATCTACGACAATTACGATTTCGAAACCGAAATCCTCGTCGCCAGCGTCCGCCACGTGACCCACGTGCTCGAAAGCGCACGCATCGGGGCCGACGTCATGACGGCACCGCCCAAGGTCATCAAGCAGCTGTTCAACCACGTCCTGACCGACAAGGGCATCGAAGGCTTCCTGAAGGATTGGGAAGCGACCGGACAGTCGATCCTGTAA